One genomic region from Candidatus Methylomirabilota bacterium encodes:
- a CDS encoding ABC transporter substrate-binding protein, whose translation MIQQIGLAILALTLGVIVSPPATEAQQTQRIYRIGFLGNSTAALETNLVEPFRKGLRDLGYIEGANSQIEYRWAAGQYERFPALIAELIALKVDVIVTAGTPAALAVKKATTSIPLVMVAVGDPVGTSLAASLSRPGGNATGLSSIAPDMEGKRLELLREVLPKVSHIAVLWNPANLFHVGSSKQARDAAQAMRIKLQFFAARSTEELADAFAAIVKDRPQALVVFADRVFLHNRTRIVDFALASHLPTAVTHQELVDTGGLMSFGANYPDMHRRAAIYVDKILKGAKPGDLPIEQPTRFELVINLKTAKALGLTIPASVLLRADRVVE comes from the coding sequence GTGATACAGCAGATCGGTCTCGCCATCCTTGCGCTCACCCTGGGCGTCATCGTGTCCCCGCCCGCCACGGAGGCACAGCAGACGCAACGGATATATCGGATAGGCTTCCTCGGGAACTCCACCGCCGCCCTCGAGACCAATCTCGTCGAGCCATTCCGCAAGGGATTGCGTGACCTGGGTTACATCGAGGGCGCGAACAGCCAGATTGAGTATCGATGGGCGGCGGGACAGTATGAACGGTTTCCCGCTCTCATCGCAGAGCTGATCGCCCTGAAGGTCGATGTGATTGTGACCGCCGGTACGCCTGCCGCCCTCGCCGTCAAGAAGGCTACGACCTCGATTCCTCTCGTGATGGTGGCCGTTGGCGACCCAGTCGGCACGAGCCTCGCAGCCAGCCTGAGCCGGCCGGGTGGAAACGCTACTGGGCTGTCTTCGATCGCACCGGACATGGAAGGCAAGCGATTGGAGTTGCTCAGGGAGGTCCTTCCCAAGGTCTCCCACATCGCGGTGCTGTGGAATCCAGCCAACCTGTTTCACGTCGGCTCCTCGAAGCAGGCGCGGGATGCCGCGCAGGCGATGCGAATCAAGTTGCAGTTCTTTGCCGCACGATCCACGGAAGAGCTCGCCGATGCATTTGCTGCAATAGTCAAGGATCGCCCGCAGGCACTCGTGGTCTTCGCGGACCGGGTGTTCCTGCACAACCGCACCCGCATCGTGGACTTCGCACTCGCGAGCCACTTGCCAACGGCGGTGACGCACCAGGAACTGGTTGACACCGGCGGCCTGATGTCTTTCGGGGCGAACTATCCCGATATGCACCGACGCGCGGCGATATACGTCGACAAGATCCTCAAGGGCGCGAAGCCCGGTGACTTGCCGATCGAGCAACCCACGAGGTTCGAGCTCGTCATCAATCTGAAGACTGCCAAGGCGCTGGGGTTGACGATTCCGGCTTCGGTGCTGCTTCGGGCAGATCGCGTCGTCGAATGA